From Salarias fasciatus chromosome 12, fSalaFa1.1, whole genome shotgun sequence, the proteins below share one genomic window:
- the LOC115398774 gene encoding arrestin domain-containing protein 3-like, with product MTIKKFLIEYDSINSWNTFTNGDVINGRIIVDASKEAKIQSLVFIATGAAQVVLTEYYGDNQRRVYVANEYYYEFKHHILGGERQAGTEIIGKGANVFPFTFRIPDGRIPSTFETPPGKIVHKLKAELHQSWNKTKTAKVHFHFVSKADMSIPNLLVPHSGCNSKNVRVFGSGTVSLDVRIDKMGYRQGEILQVTIEIRNTTSRSVKPKFVLYEKRSYFAQGHKMFPTREILKEKAEAVKASSGSKTVTKTITIPRELPTTILNCSIIKREYSLKVFLKIKRASNPEVTLPIVILPF from the exons ATGACCATCAAAAAATTTTTGATTGAATATGACTCCATCAACAGCTGGAACACCTTCACAAACGGAGATGTAATCAATGGGAGGATCATTGTTGATGCCTCGAAGGAGGCAAAGATTCAGTCTCTGGTCTTTATAGCCACAGGAGCAGCTCAGGTTGTCCTGACTGAATACTATGGAGATAATCAACGTCGTGTTTACGTGGCTAATGAGTACTACTACGAATTCAAACATCACATCTTGGGAGGAGAGAGGCAAGCTG GGACTGAAATCATTGGAAAAGGCGCCAATGTGTTTCCTTTTACTTTCAGGATTCCTGATGG GAGAATCCCCTCCACTTTTGAAACACCTCCAGGGAAGATAGTCCACAAGTTGAAGGCTGAGCTTCATCAGTcatggaacaaaacaaaaactgcgaAAGTCCATTTCCATTTTGTGTCCAAAGCAGACATGAGCATTCCGAACCTTCTG GTTCCTCATTCTGGCTGCAATTCTAAAAACGTCAGGGTTTTTGGCTCTGGAACAGTTTCTTTGGATGTTCGCATCGACAAAATGGGATACAGACAAG GTGAAATTCTCCAAGTCACAATTGAAATCAGAAACACCACCAGTCGTTCAGTGAAGCCTAAATTTGTGCTCTATGAGAAGAGGAGTTATTTTGCACAAGGACATAAGATGTTTCCCACAAGAGAGATCCTCAAGGAGAAGGCTGAGGCTGTGAAGGCTTCATCTGGCAGCAAAACTGTCACCAAAACGATCACCATCCCGAGAGAGCTGCCAACCACCATCCTGAACTGCTCCATCATCAAGCGGGAATACAGTCTGAAG GTATTCCTGAAGATCAAACGTGCTTCGAATCCAGAGGTCACACTCCCCATAGTCATCCTCCCTTTCTGA